A single Capra hircus breed San Clemente chromosome 13, ASM170441v1, whole genome shotgun sequence DNA region contains:
- the MGME1 gene encoding mitochondrial genome maintenance exonuclease 1 isoform X2 — MKVFQTICRQLQSSKRFFVEAAPRVVFSTSSYLRGRKKRVNPYEQVDQEKYSDLVRSVLSFRGHARTPQTLFEEDALLYGPVSKSKAPKQEEEAGVPQNWFPLFNPEKSIKPDPARDPPVPLKIPLQRNSIPSVTRVLQQTMTSEQTFYLEKWRQRMILELGEDGFAEYTSNMFLQGKQFHGALESILSPQGNLKERDESLLESGYVQSVQHVLKDISGVRALESAVKHETLQYVGLLDCVADYQGKLCVIDWKTSEKPKPFIRNTFDNPLQVVAYVGAVNHDANYSFQVQCGLIVVAYKNGSPAHPHFMDAELCSQYWAKWLLRLEEYTKKEKSQNIQKLD; from the exons ATGAAGGTATTTCAGACCATCTGTAGACAGCTTCAAAGTTCAAAGAGGTTTTTTGTAGAAGCAGCCCCCCGTGTTGTTTTCTCCACTTCCTCTTATTTGCGTGGCCGGAAGAAAAGAGTGAACCCTTATGAACAAGTGGACCAGGAAAAATACTCTGATTTGGTCAGGTCTGTCTTGTCATTCAGAGGCCATGCTCGGACTCCACAGACTCTGTTCGAGGAAGATGCTTTACTCTATGGACCGGTGAGTAAGAGTAAGGCCCCAAAGCAAGAAGAAGAAGCAGGAGTTCCACAAAACTGGTTTCCTCTGTTCAATCCAGAGAAAAGCATAAAACCAGACCCAGCAAGGGATCCTCCAGTTCCTCTGAAAATCCCTTTGCAAAGGAATTCGATACCAAGTGTGACCCGAGTCCTGCAGCAGACCATGACGTCAGAACAGACTTTCTACCTGGAGAAGTGGAGGCAGCGCATGATTCTGGAACTGGGAGAGGATGGCTTTGCTGAATATACTTCAA aCATGTTTTTACAAGGGAAGCAATTTCATGGAGCCTTGGAAAGCATACTTTCACCCCAGGGGAACTtaaaagagagagatgaaagtCTCCTTGAATCTGGCTACGTCCAAAGTGTGCAGCATGTTTTGAAAGACATCAGTGGAGTGCGGGCCCTGGAAAGTGCGGTTAAACATGAGACCTTACAGTATGTGGGTCTTCTGGACTGTGTGGCTGATTATCA GGGCAAGCTTTGTGTGATTGATTGGAAGACATCAGAGAAGCCAAAGCCTTTCATCCGAAACACATTTGACAACCCACTGCAAGTTGTGGCATATGTCGGTGCTGTGAACCACGACGCCAACTACAGCTTTCAG GTTCAGTGCGGCTTGATCGTGGTGGCCTACAAAAACGGGTCCCCTGCCCACCCACATTTCATGGACGCCGAGCTCTGCTCCCAGTACTGGGCAAAGTGGCTTCTTCGACTGGAAGAATatacaaagaaggaaaagagccAGAATATCCAGAAActagattag
- the MGME1 gene encoding mitochondrial genome maintenance exonuclease 1 isoform X1, whose translation MDEAGGPGKQKLKRPSTLQVYQREVKKSLKMKVFQTICRQLQSSKRFFVEAAPRVVFSTSSYLRGRKKRVNPYEQVDQEKYSDLVRSVLSFRGHARTPQTLFEEDALLYGPVSKSKAPKQEEEAGVPQNWFPLFNPEKSIKPDPARDPPVPLKIPLQRNSIPSVTRVLQQTMTSEQTFYLEKWRQRMILELGEDGFAEYTSNMFLQGKQFHGALESILSPQGNLKERDESLLESGYVQSVQHVLKDISGVRALESAVKHETLQYVGLLDCVADYQGKLCVIDWKTSEKPKPFIRNTFDNPLQVVAYVGAVNHDANYSFQVQCGLIVVAYKNGSPAHPHFMDAELCSQYWAKWLLRLEEYTKKEKSQNIQKLD comes from the exons ATGGACGAAGCTGGGGGACCAG gaaagcaaaagttaaaaaggCCTTCAACATTACAAGTATACCAGAGGGAAGTGAAAAAAAGTCTAAAGATGAAGGTATTTCAGACCATCTGTAGACAGCTTCAAAGTTCAAAGAGGTTTTTTGTAGAAGCAGCCCCCCGTGTTGTTTTCTCCACTTCCTCTTATTTGCGTGGCCGGAAGAAAAGAGTGAACCCTTATGAACAAGTGGACCAGGAAAAATACTCTGATTTGGTCAGGTCTGTCTTGTCATTCAGAGGCCATGCTCGGACTCCACAGACTCTGTTCGAGGAAGATGCTTTACTCTATGGACCGGTGAGTAAGAGTAAGGCCCCAAAGCAAGAAGAAGAAGCAGGAGTTCCACAAAACTGGTTTCCTCTGTTCAATCCAGAGAAAAGCATAAAACCAGACCCAGCAAGGGATCCTCCAGTTCCTCTGAAAATCCCTTTGCAAAGGAATTCGATACCAAGTGTGACCCGAGTCCTGCAGCAGACCATGACGTCAGAACAGACTTTCTACCTGGAGAAGTGGAGGCAGCGCATGATTCTGGAACTGGGAGAGGATGGCTTTGCTGAATATACTTCAA aCATGTTTTTACAAGGGAAGCAATTTCATGGAGCCTTGGAAAGCATACTTTCACCCCAGGGGAACTtaaaagagagagatgaaagtCTCCTTGAATCTGGCTACGTCCAAAGTGTGCAGCATGTTTTGAAAGACATCAGTGGAGTGCGGGCCCTGGAAAGTGCGGTTAAACATGAGACCTTACAGTATGTGGGTCTTCTGGACTGTGTGGCTGATTATCA GGGCAAGCTTTGTGTGATTGATTGGAAGACATCAGAGAAGCCAAAGCCTTTCATCCGAAACACATTTGACAACCCACTGCAAGTTGTGGCATATGTCGGTGCTGTGAACCACGACGCCAACTACAGCTTTCAG GTTCAGTGCGGCTTGATCGTGGTGGCCTACAAAAACGGGTCCCCTGCCCACCCACATTTCATGGACGCCGAGCTCTGCTCCCAGTACTGGGCAAAGTGGCTTCTTCGACTGGAAGAATatacaaagaaggaaaagagccAGAATATCCAGAAActagattag